The genome window TAAAGAAGAATTCCTAAAAATGGCAAGAGCTTATGAAAAACGTTTACAAAGTGTAGATGAAAACTATCAAAATCCACCTAAAGAACAAAATATAGAAAATTCCATGGAGCTTTGAGATGAATGAATTTTTAGAAGCACAAGAACTTATAAACACTTCTAAAGATCAAAGCACCTATGAAATCAATGAAGCACTAAAAACTATCAAAAGATATGATGAAGAACTTTATCTTCAAACCCTCAAATCTTTTGATACACTCACTTTAGCAAATGTAGCAACCATCACACCTGATCACATCTTAGAGGATATTTTAGAATATTTAAGCATTATTAAAATAGCTAAAGCAGTTGAAGAACTTGAAAGTGATGATGCAACTGACTTGATCAAACGCTTTGAAGAACTTAATCTTGAAAAAACTCTTGCTATCTTAAACCGCTTAAGTTCTGAAGATAAGGAAGAAATTCTACGTCTTAAGAATTATGATGAAAATACTGCGGGCGCTTACATGCAAACAGAAATTTTTACCGCTTCTATTGATGAGAGTATAGAAAAAGCGATAAAAAGATATAGAATTTTAAAACATACAGGTCAAGTAGATCAAATTTTTCAAGTTTACATCATCGATGGCCACGGAAAACTTTGCAATGCGATCAACCTAAGCGATCTTTTACTTTGGGATTTTAAACTTAGTTTTGCCGATATCATTAAGAACAATAGCGAAAAGTATAAAAGCTACAGTATTAAAGATCACGAAGATATACAAAAAGCTATTGATTTAGTAGAAGATTATGACTTAAGTGTTTTAGCGGTTGTAAATGATGATGGAGTACTTTTAGGTAGAATTACCTATGATGATATCCATGATTTGATCCAAGAAAATGCAACAGAGCAAATTTATAACTTAGCCGGAGTTGATGAGGATGCTGAAGAAGAAAGCGCCTTTAAAGCAGCCAAGGCAAGAGCATTTTGGTTGATGATTAATCTTACCACTTCTTTAATATCTGCCAATATCATTAGTCTTTTTTCGGGAGAGATCGAGCAACTTGTAGCCTTGGCGGTGCTAATGCCAATCGTAGCTTCCATGGGAGGCAATACCGGCTCACAAGCTTTAGCTGTAACCGTTAGAAAGCTTTCACTTAATGAAGTCGAATTTAAAGATGCAAAAAAGGTTATCTTAAGAGAAAGTGGAATTTCTTTGCTAAATGGTTTGGTATTTGCAAGTATTATGAGTATCATAGCTTTTATATGGTTTAAAACCGCTCTTTTGGGGCTTGTGATAGCCCTATCAATGCTAATTAACCTAGCCTTGGCAGGTTTTGTAGGGTCCTTTGTGCCATTGACATTGAAAAAATTTAAAATTGATCCTGCAGTAGGTTCAAGTGTAGTGATCACAGCTATCACAGATGGATTAGGATTTTTTAGCTTTTTACTTTTAGCTAAAATGATACTACTATAAAAAAAGGAGGAGCATGCCATACATTAGCTACAAAGGACAAGAAATCAAACTCATAGGAGATGATTTAGAAGTTGGCGATCGCGCTCCAAGGCTTACATTAAGAACTAAAAATCTCGCTCCTGTAGAAATAGCACCCCCTGGAAAAACTCAAATTTTACTAAGTTTTCCTAGTTTGGATACTCAAGTATGTTCAAGACAAGCCAAAGAAACCAACAAAAGACTAGCTTCTATGAAAAATGTTGAAGTGATTATTATTAGCATGGACTTACCCTTTGCTATGGATCGTTTTTGTGCAACTGAAGGGATTGATGGCATTATCGTTGCAAGTGATTTTGCCTTTAAAGATTTTGGTAAAAACTATGGGGTGTTAATAGACAATAGTATATTTGCAGGTCTTCTAGCAAGATCTGCTTTTGTGATTAAAGATGGCGAG of Campylobacter sp. 2014D-0216 contains these proteins:
- the mgtE gene encoding magnesium transporter; translated protein: MNEFLEAQELINTSKDQSTYEINEALKTIKRYDEELYLQTLKSFDTLTLANVATITPDHILEDILEYLSIIKIAKAVEELESDDATDLIKRFEELNLEKTLAILNRLSSEDKEEILRLKNYDENTAGAYMQTEIFTASIDESIEKAIKRYRILKHTGQVDQIFQVYIIDGHGKLCNAINLSDLLLWDFKLSFADIIKNNSEKYKSYSIKDHEDIQKAIDLVEDYDLSVLAVVNDDGVLLGRITYDDIHDLIQENATEQIYNLAGVDEDAEEESAFKAAKARAFWLMINLTTSLISANIISLFSGEIEQLVALAVLMPIVASMGGNTGSQALAVTVRKLSLNEVEFKDAKKVILRESGISLLNGLVFASIMSIIAFIWFKTALLGLVIALSMLINLALAGFVGSFVPLTLKKFKIDPAVGSSVVITAITDGLGFFSFLLLAKMILL
- the tpx gene encoding thiol peroxidase; the protein is MPYISYKGQEIKLIGDDLEVGDRAPRLTLRTKNLAPVEIAPPGKTQILLSFPSLDTQVCSRQAKETNKRLASMKNVEVIIISMDLPFAMDRFCATEGIDGIIVASDFAFKDFGKNYGVLIDNSIFAGLLARSAFVIKDGEVVYKQLVEELMGKIDFNDLELFMHKSYGYSLN